Below is a window of candidate division WOR-3 bacterium DNA.
AACAGAGTTCTCGAAAGCGGTAAATGGGGATCAATAAACGGAAACTTCGTCAGAGAATTCGAAAAAAAATATTGCGATTTCAGCAACATCGACCATGGAGTAGCGGTTGTCAACGGATCTATTGCCCTTTATCTCGCTTTAAAATCCTGCGGAATAGGACCTGGCGACGAAGTTATAGTGCCAGCTTACACTTTTATAGCTTCAGCTTCATCTGTTCTCGACGCGCTCGCCAAACCTGTTTTCGCAGACATAGACCCGACAACTTTAAACATCGACCCATCTTCCGTAGAAGATAAAATTAGCCCAGACACGCGTGCGATAATGCCGGTGCATTTTGCAGGCAGACAGGCGGATATGGTAAGAATCCATAAAATAGCAGAAAAACACAACCTGCGTGTTATTGAAGACGCATGCCAGGCATGGGGAAGTTCTTATTCGGGGCATACCACTGGGTCTCTCAGCGACGCGGCTTGCTTCAGTTTTCAATCTTCCAAAAACATATCGTCAGGCGAAGGGGGCATGATAATAACAAAATCCCAGGAAATCTTCTCAACCGCAAGAAGCCTGGGAAATTGCGGCAGGAGTGAAACTGGACTCTGGTACGCTCATTACAATTACGGAGGTAATTACAGGATGACCGAATTTCAGGCCGCGATTTTGTCGGCCCAGCTCAGCAGGTATCCTGAACTCCACGCTAAAAGGCAAGCCAACGCTTTTGAACTTCAAAAAAGGATAAAAGATATAGAGGGATACAAAACTCTATCCCCTCTCGAAAAGGATTCAGTATCTTCTTGGCATATCTTTCCTTTTTC
It encodes the following:
- a CDS encoding DegT/DnrJ/EryC1/StrS family aminotransferase translates to NRVLESGKWGSINGNFVREFEKKYCDFSNIDHGVAVVNGSIALYLALKSCGIGPGDEVIVPAYTFIASASSVLDALAKPVFADIDPTTLNIDPSSVEDKISPDTRAIMPVHFAGRQADMVRIHKIAEKHNLRVIEDACQAWGSSYSGHTTGSLSDAACFSFQSSKNISSGEGGMIITKSQEIFSTARSLGNCGRSETGLWYAHYNYGGNYRMTEFQAAILSAQLSRYPELHAKRQANAFELQKRIKDIEGYKTLSPLEKDSVSSWHIFPFSIDIKAWHGLTKGEIVDAVRAEGIPLSAGYSLPVYRQPVFLDKNFGPGGGPTSFYKTPFPDFELYSLPNTERACFEETLWITQNALLSEKKMIDRIVEALVKVFEFKDEMRS